From one Plasmodium malariae genome assembly, chromosome: 12 genomic stretch:
- the PmUG01_12012900 gene encoding conserved Plasmodium protein, unknown function, translated as MFLRVYLYFVVFIFLIYTKCNSYFLKKRKFENLFFVNYNVNSLNINENKNIKAFGKTDFHLKLSRNNRRKNNDRYRNNKNDQKNTYAYDDFPRCFLLPLNRRRQGYEYYDETWSDRAKSGGCVGGREIKKQKIKNELFMSNFEKIFKENFSESDRLKKTELVSILACICTNIVIEYLKIKEERKTEDFEYSFDYSIMNLLRMVNFDYDVNEEIKKKKKNEKKKKNKISSSIGNMNTMHSVNSRNNHKIDSSNNCFYRSTTFVTPELVNDKNFLNNDKLLYKETEEEVNVNIDNKNTKEENEKLDEYIKKIEYNTLEIREIEPYINLFFGKDTYKNVFVKYNIDIHKIYNTLNTSLLEKCQEKENVMQLQKFVEQEERNLLNKNKKINVRNVRTFDNYLDKFSSLEERRNINEVQNILNDGDYQGEEEEEEEGEDLVPSRKEEKEKEKKKKKKQTNKQTNRQTKRQKYREKDKISRKNGKSRMNDLEPGDLVEQELKDDEGGENGNEDIDGENGNEDRDGENGNEDIDGENGNEDRDGENGNEDRDGENGNEDRDGGDNIEESRGGSGNNYNDGGSVRSSGYTNGIDGDGDVHNEREGGSNQENAYGKETEGGDKACSSENRNNKRNDDRSEYGGHIQCRGPSDDVEYNNKMKGKYDYDEFGKEEDVQEKISSGNYKRNYRGKYEERNERNERNETNDMEHLNCLSYALVKSNDKGETDSSEEKEEEEEDKNKDDIILIKFVYNNKYKCEFRTDVGVIAYEDGANNFVDDMWENIKEGKMHSVISNGNSSSNRSGNRSGNKFLNDVGLRLIDDAMLDELQSLPSYKKRFYKKQNIIKEINNRIVKNKELNEENLGSLLYIYLNVWGDDLHFYELKKLEINYLSEEKKNGLNDTSEESNKLNFLCNYNYSDKEEILIDSDIYNKIINKKKEKGDNKSIIYYKLLNEHTFFENDYISFNLKVYINNRKEINNYNTLISTLKLYNSNLSKNIQRYLDQLKEENNMSFMSFSEFLKNYCFSEKDEFFNMNEILQKCKVENKYFNLFSNSKDEVRKGGRNFKLFYYSYHGTSNVSRGKRGNVFWGCKKRGLFFGTYRKMVCFSACAEMNKRGEKEDNNEVKNDSKDKRTGRRRNKRTDKRTEKRKNVKDAIDGVDMEQEVDEAFSAQIDEELESFENIDSMMDLKIENNREETNNKESTQNDGDGDGDSDGNGNGNDYDKNIYNEKSVSSKEGKKNKLKLVNEKNNGYLEKMLERQRSAVDFLSLERINENVKKYINIANYEEVYKQLKNEAEKKSKPKKVTSEHDSSNQLDIQENNVDAEEEIEKRIKQILKNNNNDDLRARSIEDENDEKRNDEDKEKSNKEKEKERISEFFKSMNVKVQLSKDTCIGCGITFQSNDNKKFGFLKNHIYEKIINKDDNLDEKKILSDIYEQNENENEKEKEENYRYKLNEIFRLREEGINKILQGTESFCYTNMRNKNNDGNKTEKYELDKYQKNGILMKRSKEEEEVEDEEGNNKKAYICERCFDLKYKNRINNNLIINYINNNEISAQDFEKYVINIFKKRCSIIYIVDILDLYVYSNLKKLFNIYMKMNKDKKMMEGFYFCVNKIDLLPGHKEFTVKNYVYNFLKNNKINILFKNIFLVSSKTGYNVKKLIFTACMRSWIVPKKKDKKSKQESSLMDRKKMDSNYPGSLRTEEQSHPTVGNILRNSRQEGEEVDDGEAKGGETNEGEANEGEANEGEDNEGEDNEGKGDEGEFYWGEAEKGKGNSEYALEKYKNREKKQIQKKINIYIVGNANSGKSSLINYLLKNIEKKDNKNLSISNSIIPGTTLKNIQIKLNKNITINDTPGIISHNSLLSYLNFDELKHVVCTKLKKKIPSIYINENDFIFIGGILYIQILSIKKFYSIMSFFMSEKIPIIKRKNFSKDATNFLKEKIKNGFLYPPFSVERFDQISDFKKCYFSINNPCADIDSSNYDIYVQGLGSITFYSFQSIEFNLYTLKNVDVVSRPSLVPYHKKYGMLDFSKNKL; from the coding sequence atgtttttaagaGTATACCTTTATTTCGtagttttcatatttttgatatatacaaaatgtaACTcctattttctaaaaaaaaggaaatttgaaaatttgttttttgtgAATTATAACGTAAACAGTTTGAACATAAatgagaataaaaatataaaggcATTTGGCAAAACTGATTTCCACCTTAAATTAAGTAGGAACAATAGAAGGAAGAATAACGACAGATACAGGAATAATAAGAATGACCAAAAGAATACGTATGCATATGATGACTTTCCTCGATGTTTCCTTTTACCACTAAATAGAAGAAGACAAGGATATGAGTATTATGATGAAACATGGAGCGATAGAGCAAAAAGCGGTGGATGTGTTGGAGgaagagaaataaaaaaacaaaaaataaaaaatgaactcTTTATGAgcaattttgaaaaaatatttaaggaaAACTTTAGTGAAAGTGATAGACTAAAGAAGACTGAGTTAGTTTCTATATTGGCTTGCATTTGTACAAATATTGTTATtgaatatttgaaaataaaagaagaaagaaaaacgGAAGATTTTGAATATTCTTTTGATTACAGTATCATGAACTTACTAAGAATGGTTAATTTTGATTATGATGTTAAcgaagaaattaaaaaaaaaaaaaagaatgaaaaaaaaaaaaaaaataaaatcagcAGTAGCATTGGCAACATGAATACCATGCACAGTGTGAACAGCAGGAATAACCATAAAATAGATTCAAGCAATAATTGCTTTTACAGAAGCACTACTTTTGTTACCCCCGAATTGgttaatgataaaaattttttgaataacgATAAGTTACTGTATAAAGAAACAGAGGAGGAAGTAAATGTAAACAtcgataataaaaatacgaaagaagaaaatgaaaaactagatgaatatattaagaaGATAGAATATAATACCTTGGAAATTAGAGAAATTGAaccatatattaatttattttttggtaaAGATACCTATAAAAATGTGTTTGTAAAATACAATATAgacatacataaaatatacaatacaTTGAATACATCCTTACTTGAAAAGTGtcaagaaaaagaaaacgtAATGCAACTACAGAAATTTGTTGAGCAGGAAGAACGTAACCTcctcaataaaaataaaaaaattaatgtccGAAATGTGAGAACGTTTGATAACTATCTAGACAAGTTTAGTTCATTGGAGGAgagaagaaatattaatgaagTTCAAAATATACTTAATGATGGGGATTACCAAggggaagaagaagaagaagaagaagggGAAGATCTAGTTCCCTCTAGAAAGGAAGAGAAGgagaaggagaaaaaaaaaaaaaaaaaacagacaaacaaacaaacgaACAGACAAAcaaaaagacaaaaatatagagaaaaggataaaatatCAAGAAAAAACGGAAAGAGTAGAATGAACGATTTGGAACCAGGGGACCTTGTTGAGCAGGAGTTAAAGGACGACGAGGGTGGAGAGAATGGCAATGAGGACATTGACGGAGAGAATGGCAATGAGGACAGAGACGGAGAGAATGGCAATGAGGACATTGACGGAGAGAATGGCAATGAGGACAGAGACGGAGAGAATGGCAATGAGGACAGAGACGGAGAGAATGGCAATGAGGACAGAGACGGAGGGGATAACATTGAAGAGAGCCGTGGAGGAAGTGGAAATAACTACAACGACGGAGGAAGTGTTAGAAGTAGTGGTTACACCAATGGTATAGATGGTGATGGAGATGTCCATAATGAGAGGGAAGGAGGAAGTAACCAGGAAAATGCCTATGGGAAGGAAACCGAAGGAGGTGATAAGGCATGTTCTAGTGAGaacagaaataataaaagaaacgATGATAGAAGTGAATATGGTGGACACATCCAATGCAGAGGCCCATCTGATGATGtagaatataataacaaaatgaagGGAAAGTATGATTATGATGAATTTGGAAAAGAAGAGGATGTTCAGGAAAAGATTTCTAGCGGAAATTACAAGCGTAATTATAGGGGAAAATATGAAGAGAGAAATGAAAGGAATGAAAGGAACGAAACGAATGATATGGAACATTTAAATTGCCTATCGTATGCGTTAGTTAAAAGTAATGATAAAGGTGAAACGGATAGTAGTGAAGAAAAAGAGGAGGAGGAGgaggataaaaataaagatgacataatattaataaaatttgtgtacaataataagtataaatGCGAATTTCGAACGGACGTTGGTGTTATAGCGTACGAAGATGGAGCAAACAATTTTGTAGATGATATGtgggaaaatataaaagaaggaaaaatgCACAGTGTAATTAGTAACGGTAATAGTAGCAGTAATCGTAGCGGTAATCGTAGCggtaataaatttttaaatgatgtTGGTTTAAGGCTGATCGACGATGCGATGCTGGATGAACTACAGTCTCTACCGTCATATAAGAAgagattttataaaaagcaaaatattatcaaagaaataaataacagAATTGTTAAAAACAAGGAATTAAATGAGGAAAATTTGGGTAGTTTgctgtatatttatttaaatgtatgGGGGGATGATTTGCATTTTTATGAACTAAAGAAATTGgaaattaattatttgtctgaagaaaaaaaaaatggactAAATGACACAAGTGAGGAAAGTAAcaagttaaattttttatgtaattataattattctgATAAAGAGGAAATTCTAATTGATAGcgatatatataacaaaattataaataaaaaaaaagaaaagggaGATAATAAAagcattatttattataaattactaaatgagcatacattttttgaaaatgattacatttcttttaatttaaaagtatatattaataatagaaaagaaattaataacTACAATACTTTAATTAGTACtttaaaattgtataatTCTAATcttagtaaaaatatacaacgTTACTTAGACCaattaaaagaagagaaTAATATGAGCTTTATGTCATTTAgcgaatttttaaaaaattactgCTTCAGTGAAAAAgatgaattttttaatatgaacgAAATTTTACAAAAGTGTAAAGtagaaaacaaatattttaatttattttccaaCTCAAAAGATGAAGTGAGAAAAGGGggaagaaattttaaattgttttattattcttaccATGGAACGTCAAATGTTAGTAGGGGGAAAAGGGGTAATGTTTTTTGGGGATGTAAAAAAAGGGGCCTGTTTTTCGGAACATATCGAAAGATGGTTTGTTTTTCCGCTTGCGCAGAGATGAACAAAAGGGGAGAAAAGGAAGACAACAACGAGGTAAAAAACGATAGTAAGGACAAAAGGACGGGCAGGCGTAGGAACAAACGCACGGACAAACGTACGGAAAAACGAAAGAATGTAAAGGATGCGATTGATGGTGTTGATATGGAGCAAGAGGTTGACGAGGCATTCAGTGCACAAATTGACGAAGAGTTGGAAagttttgaaaatattgataGTATGATGGACTTGAAGATTGAAAATAATAGAGAAGAGACGAACAACAAGGAAAGTACACAGAATGATGGAGATGGTGATGGTGATAGTGATGGTAATGGTAATGGTAATGATTATGAtaagaacatatataatgaaaaaagtgTAAGCAGTAAGGAGggtaagaaaaataaattaaagttAGTTAATGAGAAGAATAATGGCTATTTGGAAAAGATGTTAGAAAGGCAAAGAAGTGCGGTTGACTTTTTAAGTCTGGAAAGAATTAACGagaatgttaaaaaatatattaatattgcaAATTATGAAGAAGTATATAAGCAGCTGAAGAATgaagcagaaaaaaaatcGAAACCGAAAAAGGTTACTAGTGAACATGACAGCTCAAATCAATTAGACATACAGGAAAATAATGTTGACGCTGAAGAGGAAATTGAAAAACGtattaaacaaattttaaaaaataataataatgacgATTTAAGAGCAAGGAGTATAGAAGATGAgaatgatgaaaaaagaaatgatgaGGATAAAGAAAAGTcaaataaggaaaaagaaaaagaaagaatatccgaattttttaaaagtatgaATGTTAAAGTTCAGTTGAGTAAGGACACTTGTATTGGATGTGGTATAACATTTCAGTCAAATGACAATAAGAAATTtggatttttaaaaaatcatatttatgaaaaaatcataaataaagatgataatttagatgaaaaaaaaatattaagtgatatatatgaacaaaatgaaaatgagaaTGAAAAAGAGAAGGAAGAAAATTATAGGTACAAATTAAACGAAATTTTTAGACTTAGAGAGGAAggtattaacaaaattttacaaGGCACGGAAAGTTTTTGTTACACGAATATgaggaataaaaataatgatggTAATAAAACCGAAAAGTATGAATTAGATAAGTACCAAAAAAATGGTATTCTAATGAAAAGGAGcaaagaggaagaagaggTAGAAGATGAAGAGGGTAACAACAAAAAAGCTTACATATGTGAAAGGTGTTttgatttaaaatataaaaacaggataaacaataatttaataattaattatattaataataatgaaattagtGCACAAGATTTTGAAAAgtatgttataaatatttttaaaaaaaggtgttctattatatatattgtggATATACTagatttatatgtatactcgaatttgaaaaaattatttaatatttatatgaaaatgaacaaagataaaaaaatgatggaAGGGTTTTACTTTTGTGTAAATAAGATAGATTTGTTACCAGGGCACAAAGAATTCActgttaaaaattatgtctataattttctgaaaaataataaaataaatatattatttaaaaacatcTTTTTAGTAAGTTCAAAAACGGGATACAATGTGAAAAAACTAATTTTTACTGCTTGTATGAGAAGTTGGATTGTTCCTAAAAAGAAGGACAAAAAGAGTAAGCAAGAATCGTCATTAATGGATAGAAAAAAGATGGATAGTAATTACCCAGGTTCACTGAGAACAGAAGAGCAGAGCCACCCAACCGTTGGAAACATTCTGAGGAACTCACGTCAGGAGGGGGAAGAAGTTGACGATGGAGAAGCTAAGGGGGGAGAAACTAATGAGGGAGAAGCTAATGAGGGAGAAGCTAATGAGGGAGAAGATAACGAGGGAGAAGATAATGAGGGAAAAGGTGACGAGGGAGAGTTTTACTGGGGTGAAGCTGAGAAAGGAAAAGGTAACTCAGAATATGCCTtggaaaaatacaaaaatagagaaaaaaaacaaattcaaaaaaaaattaatatttacattgtTGGTAATGCCAACAGCGGAAAGTCgtcattaataaattatttactaaagaatatagaaaaaaaagataacaaAAATTTGTCAATAAGTAATAGTATTATCCCAGGAactactttaaaaaatattcagataaaattaaataaaaatataactattaaTGATACTCCCGGAATAATTTCGCATAATTCTCTTTTATCTTACTTAAACTTTGACGAACTGAAACATGTAGTGTgcacaaaattaaaaaaaaaaataccgtccatttatataaatgaaaatgatttcatatttattggtggtattttatatattcaaattttaagtataaaaaagttttactCCATTATGTCCTTTTTTATGTCAGAAAAAATTCCTatcataaaaagaaaaaatttttctaaaGATGCaactaattttttgaaagaaaaaataaaaaatggttTTCTTTATCCCCCTTTTTCAGTTGAGCGTTTTGACCAAATTAgtgattttaaaaaatgctaCTTCAGTATAAATAACCCTTGTGCAGATATAGATAGTAGcaattatgatatatatgtacaaggTTTGGGCagtattacattttattccTTTCAAAGCATCGAATTCAACTTGTATACGCTGAAAAATGTGGACGTTGTTTCGAGGCCATCTTTGGTGCCATATCATAAGAAGTATGGAATGTTAgatttttcaaaaaacaaGTTATAG